One stretch of Microvirga lotononidis DNA includes these proteins:
- the mutY gene encoding A/G-specific adenine glycosylase produces MLTPAPSATKPDPQDLLAWYDRHRRDLPWRAKPGVTADPYRVWLSEIMLQQTTVTAVKPYYLNFLERFPTVDALAEAPSEAVMQAWAGLGYYSRARNLHACAKAVVEKHGGRFPGREAELLKLPGIGAYTAAAVAAIAFDEKAAAVDGNVERVMSRIFMVEEPLPKAKPLIRSLTEALVPEDRPGDFAQAVMDLGATICTPKRPACALCPWMVPCRARAEGLQETFPKKQKKETGQLRKGAAFVVLRADDTILLRTRPPQGLLGGMAEPPTSAWEPNYEPSRAVLDAPIEARWQRLPGTVKHVFTHFPLELTVLFAKVAKGTPAPDDMRWTPRLQLHEEALPGAMKKVLAHALGEIPGGKAKAPAKD; encoded by the coding sequence ATGTTAACGCCCGCCCCGAGCGCGACCAAGCCCGACCCGCAGGATCTCCTCGCCTGGTACGACCGTCACCGGCGGGACCTGCCTTGGCGCGCCAAGCCGGGCGTGACGGCCGATCCCTACCGGGTCTGGCTGTCCGAGATCATGCTGCAGCAGACGACCGTGACGGCGGTCAAACCCTATTACCTGAATTTCCTGGAACGCTTCCCGACCGTCGATGCCCTTGCGGAAGCGCCGTCCGAGGCCGTGATGCAGGCCTGGGCGGGGCTCGGCTATTATTCCCGTGCCCGCAACCTCCATGCCTGCGCCAAGGCCGTCGTGGAGAAGCACGGCGGGCGTTTCCCGGGCCGTGAGGCGGAGCTCCTGAAGCTCCCTGGCATCGGTGCCTACACGGCGGCGGCCGTGGCGGCGATCGCGTTCGACGAGAAGGCCGCCGCCGTGGACGGCAACGTGGAGCGGGTCATGTCCCGCATCTTCATGGTCGAGGAGCCGCTGCCCAAGGCCAAGCCCCTGATCCGGTCCCTGACCGAGGCCCTGGTGCCCGAGGACCGGCCGGGCGACTTCGCCCAGGCCGTGATGGATCTCGGCGCCACCATCTGCACACCCAAGCGTCCGGCCTGCGCGCTCTGCCCCTGGATGGTGCCCTGCCGGGCCCGGGCCGAGGGCTTGCAGGAGACCTTCCCGAAGAAGCAGAAGAAGGAGACGGGGCAACTGCGCAAAGGGGCGGCCTTCGTGGTCCTGCGTGCCGACGACACGATCCTGCTCCGCACCCGTCCGCCGCAGGGACTTCTCGGGGGCATGGCCGAGCCGCCGACGAGCGCCTGGGAGCCGAATTACGAGCCCTCCCGCGCCGTGCTCGATGCCCCCATCGAGGCCCGCTGGCAGCGCCTGCCGGGCACGGTGAAGCACGTCTTCACCCATTTCCCGCTGGAGCTCACGGTGCTGTTCGCGAAGGTCGCGAAGGGCACGCCCGCGCCCGACGACATGCGCTGGACGCCGCGCCTTCAGCTGCACGAGGAGGCTTTGCCCGGCGCCATGAAGAAGGTGCTGGCGCACGCATTGGGAGAGATCCCGGGCGGGAAGGCGAAGGCTCCCGCGAAAGACTGA
- a CDS encoding LysR family transcriptional regulator, whose amino-acid sequence MASSSLDPFRLAFSEPSWDDLRIFLAVVAHGSMNSAAKALGQSQPTVARRIKVLEETLGLSLFQRGPNNLDLTEAGQAIFEAANTMGDAAAVVSRTAAAYRPDPDAPVRITATASVTLFLSLYAAELHETAAPVEIAYIPTRRRLDLASGEADIGLRMRNLPEGSDDLVARKIGQIAFAMYARTENPTAVIAPPEDPTLSRQAAYVAEFAQGRTVAARIGDMPIRYQAAKAGLGAAFLPCWLGDSDPDLVQITKPEGDLIEDVFLVMHRRSRNRPNVARVANALAALFKKNQKALVGA is encoded by the coding sequence ATGGCTTCTTCGTCTCTCGATCCCTTCCGCCTCGCCTTCTCCGAACCGTCCTGGGACGATCTGCGGATCTTTCTCGCCGTGGTGGCTCATGGATCGATGAACAGCGCCGCGAAGGCGCTCGGCCAGAGCCAGCCGACCGTCGCGCGGCGGATCAAGGTGCTGGAGGAAACACTGGGTCTCTCCCTCTTTCAGCGAGGGCCCAACAACCTCGATCTGACGGAAGCCGGACAGGCCATCTTCGAAGCGGCAAACACCATGGGCGACGCGGCCGCCGTGGTGTCGCGGACAGCGGCGGCCTACCGGCCCGATCCCGACGCGCCGGTGCGGATCACCGCCACCGCCTCGGTGACCCTGTTCCTGTCCCTCTACGCGGCCGAGCTGCACGAAACGGCCGCACCCGTTGAAATCGCCTACATCCCCACTCGCCGCAGGCTCGACCTCGCGTCCGGCGAGGCGGATATCGGCCTGCGGATGCGCAACCTGCCCGAAGGAAGCGACGACCTGGTGGCGAGGAAGATCGGCCAGATCGCCTTCGCCATGTATGCCCGTACGGAAAATCCCACGGCGGTCATCGCGCCGCCGGAGGACCCGACCCTGTCCCGCCAGGCAGCCTACGTGGCCGAGTTCGCCCAGGGCCGCACTGTCGCGGCGCGAATCGGCGACATGCCGATCCGCTATCAGGCGGCCAAAGCAGGCCTCGGCGCCGCCTTCCTGCCCTGCTGGCTCGGCGATTCGGATCCGGACCTCGTCCAGATCACGAAGCCGGAGGGCGACCTGATCGAAGACGTCTTCCTCGTCATGCACCGGCGCAGCCGGAACCGCCCCAACGTGGCCCGGGTGGCGAATGCCTTGGCGGCATTGTTCAAGAAGAACCAGAAGGCGCTCGTGGGCGCCTGA
- a CDS encoding ABC transporter permease, which translates to MRDRFQTKSFLERGGFGLLALVALLVFAFDVLPALRLLIAALFPGGTFNPDAMLSTLSSRSASSAARATFETALWSTFLALPLGTVMALILGITDLRGRRIASFLFVLSVMISPQVIALAFLHLTGPASPILNALGLAPGAGSANPMLGRGGIILVLGLHHAPLVYVVMSAGLKRIPLAVVEAARIDGARPIGILTDHLLPLLRPHLVGAALLAFVAGIGNFGIPALLGAPVNYLTLPVLIYRRLSSFGTGMIGDVSALGLLVAAIAIVCVAASQVLTRRGGVHLEDDTPLKPFWTLGRARITAEIFVGAVLATTLLLPILSLMASALVPSYGMPLSIATITLDNFVEVLVRQDVTIRAFANSLLYAGGAALLLSLTVVPVAYGLIRLMGRWRILAISLVEISYVLPGIVLAIACILLFLKPLPLVRVSLYATPWIIVFAYLARFLSVALKPVLAGMAQADVAQEEAAAIDGARLAQRLFGIVLPSLLPAAVAGGLMAFLLAFSELTVSALLWSAGTETIGVVLYNLEEAGLASQASAVAIVIVAVVTVAMLVLDALGKYLPEGALPWQCEPHAEDQARMNAFHAPARSPAVSRLEPKAALS; encoded by the coding sequence GTGAGAGATCGCTTTCAGACCAAGTCATTCCTGGAGCGGGGAGGTTTCGGCCTCCTCGCTCTTGTCGCTTTGCTCGTCTTCGCCTTCGACGTCCTGCCCGCCCTGCGATTGCTGATCGCCGCCCTCTTTCCCGGCGGCACCTTCAATCCCGACGCCATGCTCTCGACGCTCTCCAGCCGCTCGGCGTCAAGCGCGGCCCGCGCGACATTCGAGACGGCGCTCTGGTCCACTTTCCTGGCCCTGCCCCTCGGCACGGTCATGGCGCTGATCCTCGGCATCACCGATCTGCGCGGCCGCCGCATCGCGTCGTTCCTTTTCGTCCTGTCGGTGATGATCTCGCCCCAGGTGATAGCGCTCGCCTTTCTGCACCTGACCGGTCCCGCCTCCCCGATCCTGAACGCGCTCGGCCTTGCACCCGGCGCCGGGAGCGCAAACCCGATGCTCGGGCGCGGCGGCATCATCCTGGTGCTCGGCCTGCATCATGCGCCGCTCGTCTATGTGGTGATGAGCGCGGGTCTGAAGCGTATTCCGCTTGCCGTCGTCGAAGCGGCCCGCATCGACGGCGCGCGGCCCATCGGAATCCTGACCGACCACCTGCTGCCGTTGCTGCGCCCGCATCTCGTCGGCGCGGCCCTGCTCGCCTTCGTGGCCGGGATCGGCAATTTCGGCATCCCGGCGCTTCTCGGCGCTCCTGTGAACTACCTGACGCTTCCGGTTCTCATCTACCGGCGCCTGTCGAGTTTCGGCACAGGCATGATCGGCGATGTGTCGGCCCTCGGCCTTCTCGTCGCGGCTATCGCCATCGTGTGCGTTGCGGCAAGCCAGGTCCTGACCCGCAGGGGCGGCGTGCATCTGGAGGACGATACGCCCCTGAAGCCGTTCTGGACTCTCGGCCGTGCTCGCATCACGGCCGAAATCTTCGTCGGCGCCGTTCTGGCCACGACACTTCTCCTGCCGATCCTGTCGCTCATGGCATCGGCCCTCGTTCCGTCCTACGGCATGCCGCTGTCGATCGCGACGATCACGCTCGACAATTTCGTCGAAGTGCTGGTGCGCCAGGACGTCACGATCCGCGCCTTCGCGAACTCGCTGCTTTATGCGGGCGGAGCGGCACTGCTCCTGTCCTTGACGGTCGTGCCCGTTGCCTATGGATTGATCCGCCTGATGGGACGATGGCGAATCCTCGCGATCTCTCTCGTCGAAATCTCCTATGTGCTGCCCGGGATCGTGCTGGCCATCGCGTGCATTCTGCTCTTCCTGAAGCCGCTGCCGCTCGTGCGCGTCTCGCTCTACGCGACGCCGTGGATCATCGTCTTCGCCTATCTCGCCCGCTTTCTTTCGGTGGCGTTGAAGCCCGTGCTCGCGGGAATGGCGCAGGCCGATGTCGCCCAGGAGGAAGCGGCCGCCATCGACGGGGCACGCCTGGCGCAGCGCCTCTTCGGCATCGTGCTTCCATCCCTGCTTCCCGCCGCCGTCGCGGGCGGATTGATGGCGTTCCTGCTCGCCTTCAGCGAACTCACGGTCTCGGCCCTTCTCTGGTCGGCCGGGACGGAGACCATCGGCGTCGTGCTCTACAATCTCGAGGAAGCGGGCCTTGCGAGCCAGGCCTCAGCGGTGGCCATCGTCATCGTCGCCGTGGTGACCGTCGCCATGCTCGTCCTCGATGCGTTGGGCAAGTACCTCCCCGAGGGAGCCCTGCCCTGGCAATGCGAGCCGCATGCCGAAGACCAGGCGCGGATGAACGCATTTCATGCGCCTGCTCGTTCTCCGGCGGTCAGCCGGCTCGAACCCAAGGCCGCTTTGAGCTGA
- a CDS encoding ABC transporter substrate-binding protein, translating to MKRILLPMLVALMPAFAQAEGVSGNLVLYTSQPNTDAQQTIDAFKARNPGVNVTFVRDGTPKILAKLSAEFEAGQPQADVLLIADSVTMEGLKKEGRLLAHEKADVSAYPAGTHDPQKFWFATKLITTGIAYNTKATFKPTSWQDLTKPEVKGQLVMPSPLTSGAALIHAATLTGTMQGGWKYYEALKDNDAVAGGGNGDVLKQVAGGQKLYGVIVDYMPIREKAKGAPVEFVFPKEGVSAVTEPVAILKSTKNPDAARAFVDFLLSKEGQELALKQGYIAAHPAVALPEGYPAREQIKVMSFDAAKALADETKNKAAFADIFGQ from the coding sequence ATGAAGCGGATTCTCCTTCCCATGCTCGTTGCCCTCATGCCCGCCTTTGCGCAAGCTGAAGGCGTCTCCGGCAACCTCGTTCTCTATACGAGCCAGCCCAACACCGACGCCCAGCAGACCATCGACGCCTTCAAGGCCAGGAATCCTGGCGTCAACGTCACCTTCGTGCGCGACGGAACGCCGAAGATCCTCGCCAAGCTGAGCGCCGAGTTCGAGGCGGGCCAGCCCCAGGCCGACGTGCTGCTGATCGCCGACAGCGTCACCATGGAGGGCCTGAAGAAGGAAGGTCGCCTGCTGGCACACGAGAAGGCCGACGTGTCGGCCTATCCCGCCGGCACACATGATCCGCAGAAATTCTGGTTCGCCACCAAGCTGATCACCACGGGCATCGCCTACAACACGAAGGCGACCTTCAAGCCGACCTCGTGGCAGGATCTCACCAAGCCGGAGGTCAAGGGTCAGCTCGTGATGCCGAGCCCGCTCACCTCGGGCGCAGCGCTCATCCATGCGGCGACCCTCACCGGCACCATGCAAGGCGGCTGGAAATACTACGAGGCGCTCAAGGACAACGATGCCGTCGCCGGCGGCGGCAACGGCGACGTGCTCAAGCAGGTGGCCGGCGGCCAGAAGCTCTACGGCGTCATCGTCGACTACATGCCGATCCGCGAGAAAGCCAAGGGCGCTCCTGTCGAGTTCGTGTTCCCGAAGGAAGGCGTCTCGGCGGTGACGGAACCCGTCGCCATTCTCAAGAGCACGAAGAACCCGGATGCCGCCCGCGCCTTCGTCGATTTCCTGCTCTCGAAGGAAGGCCAGGAACTGGCGCTGAAGCAGGGCTACATCGCGGCCCATCCGGCCGTCGCCCTGCCCGAAGGCTATCCGGCGCGCGAGCAGATCAAGGTCATGAGCTTCGACGCGGCCAAGGCGCTCGCGGACGAGACCAAGAACAAGGCGGCCTTCGCCGACATCTTCGGCCAGTGA
- a CDS encoding site-specific DNA-methyltransferase has product MGTLRTGAAGAASRIHVSRTGRSAPAPRTGRKPPLSVLPPSLPLNEILLGDCIANLEKLPAESVDVVFADPPYNLQLEQALTRPDQSLVDAVDDDWDKFASFADYDAFTRAWLLAVRRVMKKNATLWVIGSYHNIFRVGAALQDLNFWILNDIVWRKANPMPNFKGRRFTNAHETMIWASKSAESKGYTFHYDALKAGNEDVQMRSDWFLPICTGDERLKDAQGRKVHPTQKPEALLARILLASSNPGDVVLDPFFGSGTTGAVAKMLGRNFIGLERDSTYAKAARARIDSVEPLSDVSVATAPEKRTEVRVPFLSLIEAGLVKAGETLVDERGRHKAVVRADGTLALGAIVGSIHKIGALTQGFPSCNGWTFWNVERGGKLISIDEFRSKVRAEMAA; this is encoded by the coding sequence ATGGGTACCTTGCGTACCGGGGCTGCCGGCGCCGCCTCCCGGATCCATGTCTCGCGTACCGGGCGGTCTGCGCCGGCTCCTCGGACGGGGCGTAAACCGCCCCTCTCCGTTCTGCCGCCGTCTCTTCCTCTCAATGAGATTCTTCTCGGCGACTGCATCGCCAATCTCGAGAAGCTTCCCGCTGAGAGCGTGGACGTGGTCTTCGCGGATCCGCCTTACAATCTCCAGCTCGAACAGGCGCTGACGCGCCCGGACCAGAGCCTCGTCGACGCCGTCGACGACGACTGGGACAAGTTCGCGAGCTTTGCCGATTACGACGCGTTCACCCGCGCGTGGCTTCTCGCCGTGCGCCGCGTGATGAAGAAGAACGCGACGCTCTGGGTCATCGGCTCCTATCACAACATTTTCCGCGTGGGCGCGGCCTTGCAGGATCTCAATTTCTGGATCCTCAACGACATCGTGTGGCGCAAGGCCAACCCGATGCCGAATTTCAAGGGCCGCCGCTTCACCAACGCGCATGAAACCATGATCTGGGCTTCGAAGAGCGCGGAGTCGAAGGGCTACACCTTCCATTACGATGCGCTCAAGGCCGGCAACGAAGACGTGCAGATGCGCTCGGACTGGTTCCTGCCGATCTGCACGGGCGACGAGCGGCTGAAGGACGCTCAAGGCCGCAAGGTGCATCCGACGCAGAAGCCCGAAGCCCTGCTCGCACGCATCCTGCTCGCCTCGTCCAATCCCGGCGACGTGGTGCTCGATCCCTTCTTCGGCTCCGGCACGACGGGAGCCGTCGCCAAGATGCTGGGCCGCAACTTCATCGGCCTGGAGCGGGATTCGACCTACGCCAAGGCGGCACGGGCGCGAATCGACTCCGTCGAGCCGCTCTCCGACGTGTCGGTCGCGACGGCGCCCGAGAAGCGCACGGAGGTGCGCGTGCCGTTCCTGTCGCTCATCGAGGCGGGGCTCGTGAAAGCGGGCGAGACCCTGGTGGACGAGCGCGGCCGCCACAAGGCCGTGGTCCGCGCCGACGGCACCCTGGCGCTCGGTGCCATCGTGGGTTCGATCCACAAGATCGGCGCCCTGACGCAGGGCTTCCCCTCCTGCAACGGCTGGACTTTCTGGAACGTGGAGCGTGGCGGAAAGCTCATCTCGATCGACGAATTCCGGTCGAAAGTGCGCGCCGAAATGGCCGCTTGA
- a CDS encoding ribonuclease HII has product MTEAIRPKQKTGLGLARELSARAQGFTCIAGLDEVGRGPLAGPVVSAAVVLDLDNVPKGLADSKALTAARREALFAEILATSHVGIASVSHRDIDTINIRQASLLAMCRALAALPCTPDMAFVDGNDPPALPCATEAVIKGDSSIASIAAASIVAKVVRDRMMARLGNAYPAYGFASNAGYSTRAHLTVIASEGPCPFHRLSFSPLRQGLLDL; this is encoded by the coding sequence ATGACAGAAGCGATTCGCCCGAAGCAGAAAACCGGCCTCGGCCTCGCCCGCGAGCTTTCAGCCCGTGCGCAGGGCTTCACCTGCATCGCCGGCCTCGACGAGGTCGGACGAGGACCGCTGGCGGGGCCGGTCGTGTCGGCGGCGGTCGTGCTCGATCTCGACAACGTGCCGAAGGGCCTGGCCGATTCGAAGGCCCTGACGGCCGCCAGGCGCGAGGCGCTGTTTGCGGAAATCCTTGCAACGTCGCATGTCGGCATCGCGTCGGTGTCGCATCGGGACATCGACACCATCAACATCCGGCAGGCCTCCCTGCTTGCCATGTGCAGGGCCCTCGCCGCCCTGCCCTGCACGCCCGACATGGCCTTCGTGGACGGCAACGATCCGCCCGCCCTGCCCTGTGCGACGGAAGCGGTCATCAAGGGTGATTCGTCCATCGCGTCGATCGCGGCGGCGTCCATCGTGGCGAAGGTGGTCCGCGACCGCATGATGGCGCGCCTCGGGAACGCCTATCCGGCCTATGGTTTCGCCAGCAACGCGGGCTACAGCACCAGGGCGCACCTCACGGTGATCGCCAGCGAGGGCCCTTGCCCGTTCCATCGCTTGAGTTTCTCACCCCTGCGCCAAGGGTTACTGGACCTGTAA